The proteins below are encoded in one region of Deltaproteobacteria bacterium:
- a CDS encoding ORF6N domain-containing protein yields ARLKHSTAFPLVFTEHGAIMAASVLNSPRAIEASVYVVRAFVRMREAMSSDRELAKRLDVLEKKYASHDVRIREIFDAIRSLMQPPKTTRRRIGF; encoded by the coding sequence CGCCCGATTGAAACATTCGACTGCCTTTCCCCTCGTTTTCACGGAGCACGGGGCCATCATGGCGGCGTCCGTTCTCAATTCTCCTCGGGCCATCGAAGCGAGCGTCTACGTCGTCCGGGCGTTCGTCAGGATGCGAGAGGCCATGTCATCGGATCGGGAACTCGCCAAGCGCTTGGATGTGCTCGAAAAGAAGTATGCATCGCATGACGTTAGAATCAGGGAGATCTTCGACGCGATCCGGTCGTTGATGCAACCGCCGAAGACAACGAGGCGGCGGATCGGGTTTTAA
- a CDS encoding type II toxin-antitoxin system Phd/YefM family antitoxin: MKMSSQIRPISYLKAHAAEIVRNMGDQGAPLVITQNGEAKVVLQDIESYEQTKETMALLKILALGNRQIEAGNVEPAAVVIQRLRERRINR, translated from the coding sequence ATGAAAATGTCCAGCCAGATCAGGCCGATCAGCTATCTGAAGGCCCACGCCGCCGAAATCGTACGCAATATGGGCGATCAGGGGGCGCCGCTCGTTATTACCCAGAACGGTGAGGCCAAGGTTGTCCTGCAGGACATCGAAAGTTACGAGCAAACCAAGGAAACCATGGCTCTCCTGAAAATTCTTGCCCTCGGCAACCGTCAAATCGAGGCAGGCAACGTGGAACCTGCCGCTGTTGTGATCCAGCGCCTTCGTGAACGACGGATCAATCGCTGA